GGTATTTGCATCCTGGATGGTAGAATACCTTTCAAGGGAGTTCTTCATCTCATTGATCCTACTGGCATCAGGGGTATTTGGTTTCTTTATTTCCCTGGACCTATTTACTATGTTCCTGTTTTATGAGGTGGCTGTAATCCCGATGTACCTGCTTATTGGTATCTGGGGGTCAGGTCCAAAGGAGTACTCAGCTATGAAGCTGACCATTATGCTGATGGCAGGTTCTGCACTTATCATGGTAGGCCTCCTGGGGATATATTTCAACTCAGCACCTGATGGTGGTCCACTCACCTGGAACCTGCTTGATATTTCGGCCATTACCATTCCTATTGAAATGCAGCGCTTCCTCTTTCCTTTTACTTTCATAGGATTCGGAATACTTGGAGCACTTTTTCCTTTTCATACCTGGTCACCTGATGGTCATGCCTCTGCCCCTACCGCTGTTTCTATGCTCCATGCAGGCGTATTAATGAAACTGGGAGGTTACGGTGCTTTCAGGGTTGCTATGTTCCTGATGCCAGAAGCAGCCAGGGAACAAGCCTGGATATTTATCATTTTAACCTCCATCAGTGTAGTTTATGGTGCTTTTGGTGCCATATGGCAAAAAGACCTGAAATATATCAATGCCTATTCCTCAGTGAGCCATTGCGGACTCGTTCTGTTTGCTGTGTTAATGATGAATGAAACCGCGATGAATGGAGCCATCATACAGATGATTTCCCATGGTTTGATGACAGCCCTCTTCTTCGCCCTGATCGGGATGATCTATGGCCGTACCCATACCAGGATGATTAATGAGATGGGTGGATTGATGAAGATTATTCCTTTCCTCGGAGTTGCATGGGTGATTGGTGGACTTGCCTCACTCGGTTTACCCGGATTAAGTGGATTCGTAGCAGAAATGACAGTTTTCATCGGAGCCTTCCAACACACTGACACCTTCCACCGTGTTGTGACCATCCTGGCTACTTCATCTATCGTTGTAACAGCGGTCTACATCCTCAGGGTTGTGGGAATGATCCTTTTCGGACCAGTGGTAGATGAGCACCATCTCCACCTCACGGATGCAAAATGGTATGAAAGACTTTCAACAGTTACTCTTATTGTTTCCATTGCAGCTATTGGACTAGCACCTCTCTGGTTATCAGATATGATCGGATACAGCCTGGCTCCGATGGTTGAAAAGCTTACAGGACTTCCTTTCGCCAGCTTGTTTTAGGCTGACCGGGATGTTAATTAAATGAATGAAATAAGGATTCAAAACCAATACAACCTATGAGTTTTACGGATTTTTTAACAATGAGACAGGAAATATTGCTAAGCATACTGGCATTGCTTGTCCTCATTATTGACCTTAACCTGAAACCGGGAAAAAAGGAATTTATCATCCCCATTGTAATCACCCTTTTCCTGGCGCATACGGTGGTTGGATTTTTTCCTTCTGATAACGGAGTTTTATTCGGTGGTATGTACAGGTCATCAGAACTCACCTCCATGATGAAGAACATCCTCAATGTAGGGGTTCTGATCATATTATTCCAATCGGTTGCCTGGCTCAAAAAGCCTGATAATAAGGAAAAGATCAGTGAATATTTCATCCTGCTTTTCTCCACCCTGGTTGGAATGTATTTCATGATATCTTCGGGTGATTTCCTGATGTTTTATCTTGGTCTTGAATTAGCCACCATTCCAATGGCTGCACTGGCTGCTTATACCCATCATCAGACACAATCCGCTGAAGCAGGGATTAAACTCATTCTTTCTTCTGCCCTTTCATCAGGAATACTATTGTTCGGACTTTCTCTTATCTATGGATCCACAGGATCACTCTATTTTGAAAATGTTGCACAGCTATATTCCAACAGTCCCATGCAGATACTTGCCTTCATTTTCTTCTTTGCAGGGATGGCATTCAAAATTTCACTGGTTCCTTTCCATTTGTGGACTGCCGACGTATATGAAGGATCGCCAATTAATGTGACATCCTATTTCTCAGTGATTTCGAAAGGTGCAGCTTCATTTATCCTGATCATCATCCTTTTTACAGTCTTTCACTCCATTGCTTATTTGTGGAGAGATATGGTCTACCTCATTGCAGTACTCACCATGACCATTGGTAACCTATTTGCTATGCGTCAGAAGAACATGAAAAGATTCCTGGCATTTTCTTCGATTGCACAAGCAGGTTTCATCCTTTTAGGTATCCTGGGTGGCAATGTTACTGGAATGACCTCAGTAATCTATTTTGTACTGGTGTATATATTTTCCAACCTGGGAGCTTTCGGTGTTGTTGCAGCTATATCAGCAAAAACCGGTAAAGAAACAATGGATGATTATGATGGATTATATTCAACTAATCCTAAATTGAGCCTATTAATGACCCTCTCGATGTTTTCCCTGGCTGGAATTCCACCGGTTGCCGGTTTCTTCGGGAAGTTCTTCCTTTTTACAGCAGCAGCATCTGCAGGGTATTACTGGCTCGTTTTAATAGCCGTTCTCAATGCTACGATCTCCTTGTACTATTACCTGCTGGTTGTGAAAGCGATGTTCATCAATAAAAATGAGACCCCGATTTCCTACTTTAAGAGTGATTGGGCCACAAGAATCGGTTTACTGGCCTGCGTGGCTGGTATCGCCATTCTAGGTTTCTGGAGCCAGATTTATGAACTTATTAATACCTGGAGCATAGGGATTAGTTATTAATCACATGATCCGCAATAGGGTAACCAAAAAAATCAGCATATCATGCCACTGAAAGCCAAACATATAGTAGAAGAAATTGAAGGTACCCGGTGTACCATCGTTGAGAAAGGTGCAACTGCCGACAGGGCTGCATTCCTGAAGAAACTGCTGGAATTCAATAAATTCGTGGTCATACAGGCAGAAGAAAAAAAGGAAACTGAAGAAAGTCCCACTTTATTCACCCTTGGGGTAACAGACCTGGTGTTTAACCCGGTTATTGCTGTTTATGAAATGGCTTTAAAAACACCAGAAGGCCAGAAAGTATCTCCAGCTTATTGGGATCAAAAAAGCCAGGACTCAGTAGATCAGTATTGGCTTAAAAAAGACGAAATGAAACCAGGTGGATCTGCTTGGTATTATAAAGAATAGATTTCCAACCACTTTCAAACAATCAAAAAAGCAACCGGATTTTCTCCGGTTGCTTTTTTTTGGATTTATTCTGAATCTGTTTGATTAAATGCATATTGATAATCCATAGGCAGGATTGCTTCATAATCCACAACACTTCCCCCGGCTAGGAAAACATCAATAATATTCCTTCCCATTTCAGATAATTCAGGCTTATAGTATTTCTTCAATTGTTCCCTGAAGAATTCAGTAAGAATCATTGCACCTGCATCATAACCATCGTTACCTACTTCAGGCTGATTATAGACTTTAAGAAAGCGGGAAGGGATTTTGCCACCTTCAATAGTTATATAGTTTAATTCGTAACCCAGTAACGGGCAACGGGCAGGCTGATATTGATCACTCCTTAGTTTTGCATTGCCTCTGCGGGTAAGATATTCTCTCATAAAAAGCTGAGGCTTAAATCCTACCTTCCAGATACCAATATGCTGATTTGGGGTAAGCGTAAAGCGGGTACGCGGTGTCCTTGCAATCTGATCCAGCAGCATATTGGCATGATGGATCATTTCACCGGTTGCAAAAGGCCAGTAAGAACCTACCCCTTCACTTTCCATTGCTTCAGTTCCAATGATGCTAGGATTCGCATAACCCCTGGGAGCAACAAGCCTCCATAACCAGGCAAGCGCAGGAGGCAATATGTGGAAAAGTCCAATAATACCATAGGAAGGATGATTTCTGGAGGAAGGCGGAGTGCGCACACCGAAACTTCTCACATCCACTTTAACCGGTCCATTCACAATTCCCGGAACAATTGAACGGGGAACAATAATCCTCGGATTGGGGCACTTCTTACCAGGAGCATCTTCAATGTGATCCCATATCAATGCAGTACATCCGGGCTGTGTTTCAATATTCAAAAAGAGAAGCGGACTTTTCACCTTTATGGAAAGTTTTTCAAGGAAAGGGTCATCACCATAGTCCTTTACTCCATCAACCCTTATAAACCATGAATTCTCCCCGTCGATTATTGATAGTTTGCCATTATTCATCTGGACAGAAGGATGACACAAAGCCATATCATCTGCAACCGGGTTGAATGTGCAGAACTGGGGAATAGAAATAAGACGTCGTTCACCGGTCTCAAGGTTTACACCTATCAGTACCTGGCCTTCCGGTTCCCGAACAATATGTCCCAACATTTCACTTTTTTCCCCCGCCTGAAGCCCCTTCATGCATAAAGGTAGTGATGTTATCGTATGGACTTGAAACCTGGACGGCTGAACAATGAGCCGTGATCCAGCCCTCCTTTTCACCCTTATCAAGTAATACCGCATAAAGTCCTTTCTTGGCACTCGGTCCCGGATACAAGTTATAGGAATACACCTCATGCGCAGATTCAGTCCTGTTATGCACCACCACCTGTTTGCCGCCAAAATGGGTATGACGGAAGGTCGGAGCCACAAATACAACTGATTCGATGCTAAATCCATTAGGTATGCTTTCAAAGGAAATCATTTTCTGAAGCATTGCCAGTCCAAAAGCAAAAAACGCTGCATTTGAGGGAACAATAGCTATACCTCCCACTCCCATAGAATCGGGACCCGCCTGGAAAAGAAAGACTGAAAGCGTCTGTTCCTTTAACCAGGCAAAGGTTTCATTCTGTAGTTGTGAAAAGGGATACCCGAATTTATCTGAAAAACGGACCTTATCGGTAGGAAGCTGATCAGCAATGAACATGGTATCCGGATCCCGGCGTCGCATATATGGATCCGTGAAATTGGCTGAAATGCCATTGCTTACTTTGTGCAGGACTACTTCGGTGTATAAACCCTTCCCCGGAATATCGTATTTCACTTCATAAGTCAGAGAATGGTCGCTTCCCATGGATGCAGCTAATAGCTCATCTGTATAATTATATAATGTAAAATCCTTACAATTCCGAAGAAGGTTAGAAACTGAAAGTGGCAGAAAACTACCAACATTTTCTAATATATCAATTTTATTCATTATTAGCAATATTAGCAAGTATAACTGTACCTCAAATCGGGAACAAAATTACTTACAATCCGGCTGAAATATCATTTTTGGTAATGATCTTACAATTAAATAATACTCGTGTCCAATAGTTAAAAAGTTTTTGAAAGAAGGCCTTTTTTAATAATTGCTTTTGTCTCAGTGTATAAAGATGATATTTCCAGTTTTTCAGGATGCTAACCCCAAATCAAGCATGCGGTAAATATTTCGTAACTTAGGAGAAAGAAAATGAATTATTATTGGAAAGGATAAAGAACCAAAGTCCATATTGAATTGTTTAGAGACAAACAAATCTATATATCTATATTGTTTAATGCTTAATAAAACAGTTTCTATGGCAAAAAAAGTGACTATCCTATCAATAGATGGTGGCGGGATCAGGGGTATCCTTCCGGGTGTAGTATTAGCTTACATCGAATCCCGGCTGAGGGCAAAAGAAGGTGACGCTGTGCGATTAAGTGATTATTTTGATTTGATTGCCGGTACAAGCACAGGCGGAATACTCTCATGTATTTATTTGACACCCAATAAAGATGGGCGGCCTAAGTTTACAGCCCAGGAGGCAGTTGACCTTTACCTGGAAAAAGGTAATAAGATCTTTGATGTAGGATTATGGCATAAGCTAAGAAGTGGATTAAGTGTTACTGATGAGAAATATGAAGCAGATGCTCTTGAAGACAGCCTGAAAGATTATCTTGGGAACCTCAAGTTGAGTGAATTACTAAAACCCTGTTTGATTACATCTTATGATATATTCAGGCGTAAAGCCCAATTTTTCAATAAAGCAGATGCGGTCGACAACCCGGTGAAAGACTTCCTTGTAAGAGATATTGCCAGGGCTACTTCAGCGGCACCTACTATTTTTGAAACGGCAAATATTAAATCCGTTTATGGAACACCTTACTATCTTATTGATGGAGGAGTGTTTGCGAATAATCCAGCGATGTGTGCTTATGCAGAGGCACGTACCCTGATTTCGATTCGGTATTGCATCACCCCGGAAAATGGATAAACCCATGGCTAAGAACATGCTAATGCTCTCGATTGGGACCGGTTCCAAAGGTGATCCATACAATTATAACCAGGCTAAAGATTGGGGTTTAGCGGGCTGGATACTGCCCTTGATTGATATTCTTATGTCAGGAAACTCTGAAACTGTTAACTATCAATTGCAAAAAATGTTCGCTACTATCACACTGCCTGACAATTCGGATTATTATCGTTGGGAACCTGAGCGTGCACCTGCGCAGCGGCTATGGATAATGCAAGTCCGGTAAATATGCTTGCTTTGAAGGAAGCTGGTATGCGCTTTGTTTCTGAAAACGAAGAAAAGTTAGAGTATATCGTGGAACAACTCATCGCCAATAAATAAATCAAAATCACAGAGTCATACGGCTAATGTGATGATAAAACAGGCAGGCAGAAAATCAGTATCTTTGCCTGCCTGTTTATATTAATAACACTCTTTTCAATTTCATTTCCTATGAGAATTAAGCTGCTTACTTTCATTACCGGTTTTCTTTCAATCATCTCCGTTCATGCTCAGGTGGCTGAAATAGCAACACTTAATGGTAAACTACCAGGCAATAGCGGATTCTCAATGATCTACCTGGATACCCTAAGCCAGGCCGGTTCCGAAGATTTTGCGCCGGTGAAGTAACAGCAGAAGGAAATTTTAAAATCAATGCACCTATCAGTAAGACAGATGTCTATAAATTACGGCTGGATGATAATAATTATTTAATGTTAATCTTATCCCCCGGCGAAAAGGTAAACCTGATCTCTCCCACTGCCAAACTAGGCATTGATGCGAAGATTGATGGGTCACCACAAACAGAATTCCTCTATCGTACCATTAACCTCCTTCAACCCTTTGATGCCAGGAGAGATAGTTTGAACACTCAGTATAATAACATTCAGAAATCGACGGAAAGGGATTCTCTCTCACCAATGGTTATCGCTGAATTCATGAAAAACGACTCCCTACAGAAGAATCTGCTGCTTAGGGAATTTCAAAAGATGCCGGGCACCCTGGCCTGGATGTTCCTGCAGGATAAATTTGATATGACAACAGATTTTGCTTTCATTGATCAGATGGAAAAGGCATTGTATAAATCTTATTTCATATTCCATTTGTGGAGCAATACCACAAACAGATTGACGTGGAAAGAAAAACGGCCGTTGGATCTCTGGCCCCTGACATTAAACTTGCTGACCCGGAAGGTGTGGAAAGAAGCCTTTCATCCTTAAGAGGGAAAAGTAGTCCTGATTGACTTCTGGGCATCCTGGTGTGGCCTTGCAGAAAAGAGAACCCGAATGTTGTGGAAAGCTTATGCTAAATTCAAAGAAAAAGGATTTTGAAGTATTCAGCGTTTCACTCGACAAGGATCGTGAAAGCTGGTTGAAAGCGATTGCAACCGATAAACTTGTATGGCCAAACCATGTAAGTGATCTCAAGCACTGGAAATCGGCAGGTGCAGCGGCCTATGGTGTTACCGCAATTCCCTTTACTGTCCTCATTGATAAGGAAGGAAAAATTGTAGCCAAGAAACTTCGTGGTGAGGAATTGGAGAAAAAACTTTCAGAATTACTCCATTGATCAGTAACGGGCAATCGCTCTGATTAACGAGGCTTCAGCTCTTATTTTCAAGGGGAAAGCCATAAACTCCACTTCTGAAACCTCTAACAACTGATCAAGCTTTGCCAGGTTCTCAATCATGAACCTATCTCCCTTCAAGGAATATGCTGTGAAACCGAAATGGTGATTTATCAGGCGATGGTGAATCAAATCCAACAATTCTTACACCCCTGTTCTTTAATTCCAGGGCAACTTCATCCTCAAAAACAGGGTAATCATAATAGTATTTATCATCACCCCATTTCTTGTCGTATCCGCTGCAAAACAGGATAATGGGATATTTTCAAAAACTGAAAACCATTCCTTCCGCATCCTGATTATTGCTTCACCTCTTACGTCCAATACCACGCTTTCCCTGATAAAAAACTCTGCAGGATAGCTATCAATGGTCAATTCACCTGATTTCGCATGCATTGGGGCATCCATATGAGTCCCGGTATGCATATTTGTTTCAAGCCGATGCGTAACATAACCGGCACTCTCCGGTAATGGATCACGGGTAAGGCCCGGTGATTTTTCACCTGGAAATACAGGCATTTCATGATACAAGGTATGAGTAAGGTCAACAATCGTCATTTTCTTTTCATTTTGAAATTCAGCAATAAACATCTGGAAGTTCAGAAATACCTGGCAAAATCACTCCCCGGCCTTTCTATTTCCTGCCAGCCAAAAGTAGTTCTGATTTTTCTTCTTCGCCAAGATTTTTCCAGCAAATTCCCCTGAAATCGCAGGGATAAGGATTCATACATTGTTTCCCGGGAGGTATTCCGGGGGAGTTCTTTAACTCCAGGGTGCTTTTCATCTGAATGAGCCTGTTTTCAATTAACGAAGTAAGATCATCTGCCGGAGTGGGAAGTTCCGTAAAAATGAATAACTCATCCAAAGGTGTCGCTTCGGTAATCTCATTGTTTATATTTCGGTGAATAAGGAAAAAATTCTTCAAGTCAAGTCCCGATCCCCTGATGACATATTCCTGTATATAGGCATCCTGAAAATAGGTTTCGCTGAGAGCACTGCTGCTTTTTACTTCATAAGCAATCCAACCACTTTCCTGCTTCACTAATATATCAAGGGCTACTACAACTTCATTATGAATAAAACAAGCTTCATAAATAACAGGAATGCCCTCGGCTATGGCTTTAGCTGTCTTGCTGGCAGAGGCATCACTAGGTCGTGGCATTTCTACTCCACCAGGAAACAGATCCTGTGCAAGTTTTCCAACAATATGGCCCCTTGAGAATTTGGCGAGTTGCTCTTCCGAAAGCTTGTCCCTTAGAAAAGGCCGGTGCTTGTTCAGATACAATGATTTCAAACACTGTATGCCACGTATATAGGTCGATTTGGAAAGGATAAAAGATGCCATAAATGTTTATGTTTGCAACAAAGGTATAGGATGTTTGTTGTTTATGACTAATTTCGAATCAAGTTGTCAATAACTATTCATGTTTGAAACAGGCATCATGGAATTGTTTTTCATGTCCTTGTGAATCATACTCAAAATCAACATCAATAAAGAATTATGATCAAAAAGTACTGCTTAATCCTTATTGTTTTCCTTTTTGCATGTCATTCAT
This genomic interval from Bacteroidales bacterium contains the following:
- a CDS encoding NADH-quinone oxidoreductase subunit M, which encodes MNILSLFVLIPILTIIAIVFTKNMKQTRLVSAIGMGIQLILSGILIYMYLAERNAGNTADMLFMYDALWFPTLNIHYTIGVDGISVAMIALTSIVVFAGVFASWMVEYLSREFFISLILLASGVFGFFISLDLFTMFLFYEVAVIPMYLLIGIWGSGPKEYSAMKLTIMLMAGSALIMVGLLGIYFNSAPDGGPLTWNLLDISAITIPIEMQRFLFPFTFIGFGILGALFPFHTWSPDGHASAPTAVSMLHAGVLMKLGGYGAFRVAMFLMPEAAREQAWIFIILTSISVVYGAFGAIWQKDLKYINAYSSVSHCGLVLFAVLMMNETAMNGAIIQMISHGLMTALFFALIGMIYGRTHTRMINEMGGLMKIIPFLGVAWVIGGLASLGLPGLSGFVAEMTVFIGAFQHTDTFHRVVTILATSSIVVTAVYILRVVGMILFGPVVDEHHLHLTDAKWYERLSTVTLIVSIAAIGLAPLWLSDMIGYSLAPMVEKLTGLPFASLF
- a CDS encoding NADH-quinone oxidoreductase subunit N, yielding MSFTDFLTMRQEILLSILALLVLIIDLNLKPGKKEFIIPIVITLFLAHTVVGFFPSDNGVLFGGMYRSSELTSMMKNILNVGVLIILFQSVAWLKKPDNKEKISEYFILLFSTLVGMYFMISSGDFLMFYLGLELATIPMAALAAYTHHQTQSAEAGIKLILSSALSSGILLFGLSLIYGSTGSLYFENVAQLYSNSPMQILAFIFFFAGMAFKISLVPFHLWTADVYEGSPINVTSYFSVISKGAASFILIIILFTVFHSIAYLWRDMVYLIAVLTMTIGNLFAMRQKNMKRFLAFSSIAQAGFILLGILGGNVTGMTSVIYFVLVYIFSNLGAFGVVAAISAKTGKETMDDYDGLYSTNPKLSLLMTLSMFSLAGIPPVAGFFGKFFLFTAAASAGYYWLVLIAVLNATISLYYYLLVVKAMFINKNETPISYFKSDWATRIGLLACVAGIAILGFWSQIYELINTWSIGISY
- a CDS encoding cyclase family protein; amino-acid sequence: MTIVDLTHTLYHEMPVFPGEKSPGLTRDPLPESAGYVTHRLETNMHTGTHMDAPMHAKSGELTIDSYPAEFFIRESVVLDVRGEAIIRMRKEWFSVFENIPLSCFAADTTRNGVMINTIMITLFLRMKLPWN